In Fimbriimonadaceae bacterium, the genomic window CGGCACGGCGTACCGGCTGAAGTAGAGCGCGTCGCCGAACGCGTCGGTCACAACCTTCACGACCGAGGGGTCCGCGTACTCGGCTTCTGGACAGGTGCAGTAGACGCTCGCCATCGGGATCGAGGGGTCCTCGAACATGGGCTGGACGCACGCGCGAATCGTCTCCGGTCGAATCAAGGGCTCGTCCCCCTGGACGTTCACGTAGATGGCGGCGTCCACGCTCTCGGCGACCTCCGCCAGGCGATCCGTTCCCGAGGGGTGGTTCGCATCGGTCAACATCGCTTGCGCGCCGAATTCGGCACAGGCGTCGACGATTTCGGGGTCGGGGGTGGCGACGATCACCGCCTCGGCGATGTCGGCTTCCCTC contains:
- the kdsB gene encoding 3-deoxy-manno-octulosonate cytidylyltransferase, which gives rise to MGSTRFPGKPLCDLMGKPMVQWVVEAAREADIAEAVIVATPDPEIVDACAEFGAQAMLTDANHPSGTDRLAEVAESVDAAIYVNVQGDEPLIRPETIRACVQPMFEDPSIPMASVYCTCPEAEYADPSVVKVVTDAFGDALYFSRYAVPFARNPRTIPVKKHIGLYAYRKEPLREFETWRMSPLERAESLEQLRFLHHGVRIRMSEAASAELAVDTPEQAERVREILKSRK